From Agrobacterium vitis:
TTGCCGAAGCCTCCATGCGCAATCGATGCCTGGTCATCGGCGAGGATCTCGGTCTGGTACCATCGGGACTACGCCAGCAGATGGCGGATGCCAATCTCCTGTCCTATCGCATCCTGTCTTATGAAAGAGACAAGCGCGGCTTTATCGCGCCGGAGAAATATCCGGCCATGGCGCTTGCCTGCGTCTCCACCCACGACCACCAGACGTTGGCGGGTTGGTGGCGCGGCGCCGATATCGAAGCGCGCGCGGCACATGGTCTGGTGCCGGAAGCGGCAAGTCATCAGGAGCAGGCCGCCCGCATACAGGAACGAGCCGACCTGCTACGGGCCTGTAAGTCAGCCGGGATCGTGTTGCAAGATCACGGTGTCGAACAGCCGGATCTGCATGAGCGCGTCGTGGCCGCCCATCGGTTTATGGCGAAAACCGCCTCCATGCTGGTCTCTGTCCGGCTTGCCGACCTTACCGACGAGGAAAACCCAACCAATATTCCGGGAACCAGCAGCAGCTATCCCAACTGGCAACCGAAACTCTCGGTTGCCTGCGAGGAACTCACCGGGGTCACTCTTTTCAATCGGATCGTCAACGCCGTCCGAGAGGAAAGACCCAAGACAAAGGAAGGAAGGTAGAGGTGGGCAGGTGAAAACTGGTCGCCGGTTTTCTCGAAAGCCAGACTCAAACATCCAGACCGACTGCCTTTGGAAACGTGGTGGAATGAACCTGGATCTGACCGTGATTTAATGCCCCTAGATATTCAGGGGTTGGTTATTGAACCCAATGATGGCCGCGATGGAAACCGCTATTCCCGAGGGTATTTCAGCAGAAAAAACGCATAAATGCTTGCCGCTTTGGCCGCTTTCCTGTAGATAATTCCCCGTTCGGGTATTTATGATCCCGGAGACTGGACTGATTGTATCTCCGCGCTTAATCTTCTGGATTGCTCGGCTTTGGGGGCTTAACCTCCGCTGGTAGACGTCTTTTCCCCGTTATCGCGACTTACCGACCTGTCTCTTCGCGAAGGGACGATGCATGCTTTGTCCGGCCGCCGCCGGGCGTGGCGAAACTAAAAACTCAAGGGATAAGGACTTCTCCCATGGCCATCAAGGGCACCGTAAAATTCTTCAATCAGGACAAGGGCTTCGGCTTCATCACTCCAGAAGGCGGCGCGAAGGACGTTTTCGTTCACATTTCCGCTCTCCAGGCTGCTGGCATCCAGACGCTTCGTGATGGCCAGGAAGTTACCTTCGACACCGAAGCTGACCGCATGGGCAAGGGCCCGAAGGCTGTAAACATCCGCGCTGCGTGATTGTTTCGCCTCCGTCCTTCACGGCGGATGATTTTGAACGGCGTTCCGCAAGGAGCGCCGTTTTGCGTTTATTGCGTCTGGTTTTCATCCCTTCGATGAGGAGTGCGCAAAAAATCTGAAGCAAGACTTCAGGCGGCCCGCACAGGCCCAGCATCGATATCCACCGCAGCAAAGGCCGCCGCGATGACATCAGGGCCAGCCCCCGGTTTGGGTGCGTCAGCCGAAAGGATCTGGCGAAAGCGCCGCGCCCCGGCATAGCCCTGAAACAGCCCGACCATATGGCGGGTCAGATGCACCAGACGTCCGCCTTCGGCGATGTGGCGGGCGGCATAGTCCATCATCGCATCGCGAACGAGGTCCATGTTTTGAGCCTTGACGGGTGCGCCATAAATGCGCGCGTCGACTTCGGTCAGCATCGTGGCATTGTTATAGGCAGCACGGCCGACCATTACGCCATCCATGACCTGCAAATGCGCGCTGGCCTGATCCAGATCGGTAATACCGCCATTAATTCCAAGAAACAGATCGGGGTTTTCCTGTTTCATCAGGTGAACCAGCGGATAATCCAGTGGCGGAATATCACGGTTTTCCTTGGGGCTGAGGCCCTGTAGCCAGGCCTTGCGTGCATGAATCCACAGGGCATCCGCACCAGCGCCGATCATCCGTTTGATGAAATCCGGCAGAACGTCACCCGGTTCCTGGTCATCGACGCCGATCCGGCATTTGACGGTGACGGGAACGTTGGAAGCCGCTTTCATTGCCTGGATACAGGCTTCGACGGTTTGCGGTTCGCGCATCAGGCAGGCACCGAAGGTTCCGGCCTGGACCCTGTCCGATGGACAGCCGACATTCAGGTTGATTTCGTCATAGCCCCAGTCATTGGCAATCCGCACGGCTTCCGCCAGCTTATGCGGATCGGAGCCGCCAAGTTGCAGTGCCAACGGGTGTTCGCTGGCGTCAAAAGCCAGCAGGCGCTCCCGCTTCCCATGCAGAATGGCATCGGCGACGATCATTTCCGTATAGAGCAGCGCATGGCGGGTC
This genomic window contains:
- a CDS encoding cold-shock protein, coding for MAIKGTVKFFNQDKGFGFITPEGGAKDVFVHISALQAAGIQTLRDGQEVTFDTEADRMGKGPKAVNIRAA
- the dusA gene encoding tRNA dihydrouridine(20/20a) synthase DusA, with the protein product MQQPLEPLKPGDRSHKIFAVAPMIDWTDTFCRRFHRLLTRHALLYTEMIVADAILHGKRERLLAFDASEHPLALQLGGSDPHKLAEAVRIANDWGYDEINLNVGCPSDRVQAGTFGACLMREPQTVEACIQAMKAASNVPVTVKCRIGVDDQEPGDVLPDFIKRMIGAGADALWIHARKAWLQGLSPKENRDIPPLDYPLVHLMKQENPDLFLGINGGITDLDQASAHLQVMDGVMVGRAAYNNATMLTEVDARIYGAPVKAQNMDLVRDAMMDYAARHIAEGGRLVHLTRHMVGLFQGYAGARRFRQILSADAPKPGAGPDVIAAAFAAVDIDAGPVRAA